Proteins found in one Penaeus vannamei isolate JL-2024 chromosome 43, ASM4276789v1, whole genome shotgun sequence genomic segment:
- the LOC138860795 gene encoding uncharacterized protein, producing the protein AEAKGASRKMATTPSDVLLSHSGGSERERREQDNPKTNRRKGRGRTDRTKKSSPLSLEIRYSVYLLLFALLSLGLCCSGSAAETGEVPAVRFQRDGEARKDTLLKYLGSLPSLSAITSCFRVNLRQARNANSILSYAVREEPNEFYIGFNHESKALELLCCGDVLQEEWNFTLPLREWVSVCVAIDFEDRYIKFLFGGEIIQHTFKVPGNPVLEVRGGGLLVFGQDQDSYGGGYINIQSLCATLADVRIYDYVLNDDELVAFSDCSSDPASASFPIVSFSDIKRDFEAMNVEIGQVLSDDYCNPQRSDVLIFPEFRSFKEAKHLCQISGGELMVPRSMEETWKLFSKTVSYLNFCNSGSMTSFWLGVKGNVTTQSWEHYVTGSELNFTNFVQQKAPIEEPNICVGFAGNNNTNANQHGGWYSVSCKLRRCPICLLDEVVLLKARGLCKDSLFDRQYFLTNDNGLITFTGVYYSMITRHLPSNNTDGLDYGFWLLRRLDKPSVRAKFRLDSPSHYPLGRHLWIVEDDVCGNSTVSIIITACKEQQFSCSDGTCVELRQRCDMELDCPDDSDEMGCEFLTLAPSYNSDNPPPRQDITKPVQVEIHIDIYAIRKIDVANFQFTCEIEVTMEWFDSRLRFRHLNNATELNSLTGLEQQPWRPKLEFLGDRNTASDVQERWTTLSVRRYTMPLDDNDEEEFESEVFEGEGNSLLQVQKLTVTTPCQFYLEKFPFDQQHCSMGLKMSGITKDYISIKYSKDSIVFSGRRKMLEYTLVKETIDNGDVGNYSGVEVHLYLRNLSNFYITSTYVPTFIIIVIGYLVFFFPIANFNERIMVGLTGLLVEATFFSQVNSSIPHTAYMKLVDIWMVFCILVLFQVVVSVVILHWTLEESNRTTLIKVEATVSSINRNMAEWRRKKAVKMNRFCRFFTPVVTVIFLTVYTVLAAQV; encoded by the exons GCTGAGGCCAAAGGGGCTTCCAGAAAAATGGCGACCACTCCCAGCGACGTTCTTCTCAGCCACAgtggaggaagcgaaagagaaagaagagagcaagatAACCCGAAAACCaacaggagaaaaggaagaggaagaaccgaCAGAACGAAAAaatcttcgcctctctctctcgagatTCGTTATTCCGTCTATTTGCTCCTGTTCGCCCTCCTCTCGCTCGGCCTCTGCTGCTCCGGCTCCGCGGCCGAGACAGGAGAAG TGCCAGCGGTGAGATTCCAGAGGGACGGCGAGGCCAGGAAGGACACCCTCCTCAAGTACCTCGGAAGCCTCCCCAGCCTGAGCGCCATCACGTCCTGCTTCAGGGTCAACCTCCGCCAGGCGAGGAACGCGAATTCCATTCTGTCCTACGCGGTCCGGGAGGAACCTAATGAATTCTACATTG GTTTCAACCATGAAAGCAAGGCATTAGAGCTTTTATGCTGCGGCGATGTCCTGCAAGAGGAGTGGAACTTCACGCTGCCTTTGCGGGAATGGGTGTCCGTGTGCGTGGCAATCGACTTCGAGGATCGATACATAAAGTTTCTCTTCGGCGGCGAGATCATACAGCATACTTTTAAAGTTCCCGGCAATCCTGTTCTCGAGGTTCGCGGCGGAGGACTTCTCGTGTTCGGCCAGGACCAGGACTCCTACGGCGGAGGCTACATCAACATACAGAGCCTGTGTGCAACCTTGGCTGATGTCAGAATCTACGACTACGTTTTGAATGACGATGAGCTGGTGGCCTTCAGCGACTGCAGTTCAGACCCGGCCTCTGCGTCCTTTCCCATCGTCAGCTTCTCCGACATTAAACGAGATTTCGAGGCGATGAACGTCGAGATTGGCCAGGTACTAAGTGACGACTACTGTAATCCGCAGCGGAGCGACGTCCTGATCTTTCCCGAATTTCGGTCCTTCAAGGAGGCTAAACATCTGTGTCAAATTTCCGGAGGGGAGCTCATGGTTCCGAGGAGCATGGAGGAGACCTGGAAACTCTTCAGCAAGACTGTCTCTTACCTCAACTTTTGCAACAGTGGCTCTATGACTTCCTTTTGGCTGGGTGTGAAGGGAAATGTTACCACACAGTCCTGGGAACATTATGTCACCGGCAGTGAATTGAATTTCACCAATTTTGTTCAGCAGAAAGCTCCCATTGAGGAACCCAACATCTGCGTAGGGTTTGCGGGAAACAACAACACGAATGCAAATCAGCATGGAGGTTGGTATTCAGTCAGCTGTAAGTTGCGACGATGTCCTATTTGTCTTCTGGACGAAGTGGTGCTGTTGAAGGCTCGTGGTTTGTGCAAGGACTCTCTGTTTGACCGCCAGTATTTCCTGACTAACGACAATGGCTTGATTACTTTCACTGGCGTTTATTACTCAATGATCACCCGCCACCTTCCCTCCAACAACACAGATGGCTTGGACTACGGCTTCTGGCTGCTGAGACGACTTGACAAGCCCTCAGTACGAGCTAAATTCCGGCTGGACTCTCCCTCACACTACCCACTAGGAAGGCATCTCTGGATCGTAGAGGATGACGTCTGTGGGAATTCCACTGTGTCTATCATCATCACGGCTTGCAAAGAACAGCAGTTTTCCTGTAGTGACGGCACATGTGTGGAATTAAGGCAGCGGTGCGACATGGAGCTGGACTGCCCTGATGATTCAGATGAAATGGGATGCGAGTTTCTCACTCTGGCTCCCTCCTACAACAGCGACAACCCTCCTCCACGTCAAGATATTACTAAGCCAGTCCAAGTCGAGATTCATATTGATATCTATGCGATACGAAAGATTGACGTGGCCAACTTTCAATTTACCTGCGAAATTGAGGTGACCATGGAGTGGTTCGACTCCCGCCTGAGGTTCCGCCACCTGAATAACGCCACTGAACTGAACTCCTTGACGGGGCTCGAGCAGCAGCCCTGGAGGCCCAAACTGGAGTTCCTGGGAGACAGGAACACGGCGAGCGACGTCCAGGAGCGGTGGACGACTCTGAGCGTCCGGCGATACACCATGCCCCTGGATGACAACGACGAGGAAGAGTTTGAAA gtGAAGTGTTTGAGGGCGAAGGAAATTCTTTATTGCAGGTTCAAAAACTAACAGTAACGACGCCGTGCCAGTTTTACTTAGAGAAATTCCCATTTGATCAACAGCATTGTTCGATG GGTCTGAAAATGTCAGGCATCACCAAAGACTACATTTCCATAAAATATTCAAAAGACAGCATAGTCTTCAGTGGGAGAAGAAAAATGTTGGAATATACACTCGTGAAAGAGACCATTGACAACGGAGATGTG GGCAACTACAGCGGCGTGGAGGTGCACCTGTACCTGCGCAACCTGTCCAACTTCTACATCACCTCCACCTACGTCCcgaccttcatcatcatcgtgatcggCTACCTCGTGTTCTTCTTCCCGATCGCCAACTTCAACGAGAGGATCATGGTCGGCCTCACCGGGCTGCTGGTCGAGGCCACGTTCTTCTCGCAG GTCAACTCGTCCATCCCTCACACGGCCTACATGAAGCTGGTCGACATTTGGATGGTGTTCTGCATCCTCGTGCTGTTCCAGGTGGTTGTCTCGGTCGTGATTCTACACTGGACCTTG GAGGAGTCCAATCGGACAACTCTAATCAAGGTCGAAGCGACAGTGTCCAGTATCAACAGGAATATggcagaatggaggaggaagaaggctgTGAAAATGAATCGCTTTTGCCGTTTCTTTACGCCAGTCGTCACCGTCATTTTTCTTACAGTATATACTGTTCTGGCTGCGCAGGTGTAA